One window of Nymphaea colorata isolate Beijing-Zhang1983 chromosome 11, ASM883128v2, whole genome shotgun sequence genomic DNA carries:
- the LOC116264344 gene encoding uncharacterized protein C6G9.01c: MGKKRVSEQDPQHPSQQTVDSNSDKKQKPSNEIDEIFSIKKKKKLKTSEALPKENTVGEESSSLPKDSKAKKKGKKKASPKGNGSVDPPPRVRKKTADGLTIYSAEELGFDNPDAGGTALCPFDCSCCF, translated from the coding sequence ATGGGGAAAAAGCGAGTTTCAGAGCAAGATCCTCAGCATCCTTCTCAACAGACAGTTGATTCTAATTCAGATAAGAAGCAAAAACCATcaaatgaaattgatgaaatCTTCTctattaagaagaaaaaaaagttgaagacaTCTGAAGCTTTACCCAAGGAAAACACAGTTGGTGAAGAAAGTTCTTCACTGCCAAAGGATTCCAAGGCAAAgaaaaagggcaaaaagaaagCTTCTCCTAAGGGAAATGGGTCggttgatcctcctcctcgaGTGAGAAAAAAGACAGCTGATGGATTGACCATATATTCTGCAGAAGAACTTGGTTTCGACAATCCCGATGCTGGTGGCACTGCACTTTGCCCATTTGACTGCAGTTGTTGTTTTTGA
- the LOC116264285 gene encoding uncharacterized protein LOC116264285 yields MGTCVSKSKKAKRRPPRHSAKDSAAEQDAASRNPPEEEKVKEVLSETPKPSLPARPIEKARPVEKESPIEKQAAEKPHPPSPEKIRVPPEEESVEVSETVSVSETASAAVTEDSNATEVQQPSRRGQFSSRREDLRARKSASPARRREASPGRRLEGVGPRAVGRAVSAGRDGRSPAGERRNVVRRVSGELGPRSNGPRSRSPATRGDPGGRPAVNRSGSRRIPQSPSRGPASATKDRSQSLVDDVGGIGGGGGGGVGGDMKPQEQPGSAPNESLENPHVALECFIFL; encoded by the coding sequence ATGGGAACTTGTGTTAGCAAGAGCAAGAAAGCCAAACGCCGGCCTCCGAGACATTCGGCGAAGGATTCGGCCGCCGAACAAGACGCGGCGTCCAGAAACCCGCCGGAGGAGGAGAAGGTGAAGGAGGTGCTGTCCGAGACGCCCAAGCCGAGCCTCCCTGCGAGGCCCATTGAGAAGGCGAGGCCCGTTGAGAAGGAGAGCCCCATCGAGAAGCAGGCAGCGGAGAAGCCCCATCCACCGTCGCCGGAGAAGATCCGGGTACCGCCGGAGGAAGAGAGTGTCGAGGTGTCGGAGACGGTCAGTGTGAGCGAAACTGCGTCGGCGGCTGTGACGGAGGACAGCAATGCGACGGAAGTGCAGCAGCCGAGCCGGAGAGGGCAGTTTTCCAGCAGGAGGGAGGATCTCCGCGCCAGGAAAAGCGCCTCTCCTGCGAGAAGGAGGGAGGCGTCCCCTGGGAGGAGGTTGGAGGGCGTCGGCCCGAGAGCTGTCGGAAGAGCTGTTTCTGCCGGCCGAGACGGTAGGAGTCCAGCGGGAGAGCGCCGGAACGTGGTCAGGAGGGTCAGTGGTGAACTGGGTCCGAGGAGTAATGGCCCAAGATCGAGGTCTCCGGCAACTCGAGGAGATCCCGGTGGCCGACCGGCCGTCAACCGCAGCGGCTCGAGGAGGATCCCGCAGTCACCAAGCCGAGGTCCTGCATCAGCCACAAAGGACCGAAGTCAAAGTTTAGTAGATGATGTTGGTGGtattggtggtggcggcggtggCGGTGTTGGCGGTGATATGAAGCCACAGGAGCAGCCAGGTTCTGCTCCTAATGAGTCTCTTGAGAACCCTCATGTTGCTTTGGAATGCTTCATCTTTCTCTGA